From a region of the Armatimonadota bacterium genome:
- a CDS encoding decaprenyl-phosphate phosphoribosyltransferase has product MRLPASLRLLRPKQWIKNLLVFAALIFAQAYDDPGNVMLAVWAFVAFCLISSAVYSINDVLDADRDKLHPTKRARPIASGELSPGKGIAISVICLTLGGAVAIFVGPSFSVVLFSYLALQFLYNLKLKSMPVLDVFTVSAGFVFRAVAGAFAIGVPISGWLLFCTGTLALLLASSKRRHEFHTQGEARADTRAALSEYTGPFLDTMVLFAASLSTISYGIYAIESPKAIEHPLLLLTIPIVAYGVLRYLFLVFVKSEGGEPETIVLSDAHMISVLILFIATVFFAFSGVDIPILTVPTGSM; this is encoded by the coding sequence GTGAGACTCCCTGCCAGCCTTAGACTGCTACGCCCGAAGCAGTGGATCAAGAACCTGCTCGTTTTCGCGGCGCTGATCTTCGCGCAGGCGTACGACGATCCTGGCAACGTCATGCTCGCTGTGTGGGCGTTTGTCGCGTTCTGCCTGATCAGCTCCGCTGTGTACTCGATCAACGACGTCTTGGATGCCGATCGGGACAAGCTGCATCCTACGAAGCGCGCCAGGCCGATCGCGAGCGGCGAGCTTAGTCCGGGAAAGGGCATAGCGATCTCAGTGATCTGTTTGACCCTCGGCGGCGCGGTCGCAATTTTCGTCGGCCCCTCGTTTTCAGTCGTGCTGTTCTCCTACCTCGCGCTGCAGTTCCTGTACAACTTGAAGCTGAAGAGCATGCCAGTGCTCGACGTTTTCACAGTGAGCGCAGGCTTCGTTTTTCGAGCCGTGGCCGGCGCGTTCGCCATCGGCGTGCCGATCTCCGGTTGGCTGCTGTTCTGCACGGGCACTCTCGCGCTTCTTCTGGCATCGTCGAAGCGTCGGCACGAGTTCCACACTCAGGGCGAGGCGCGCGCCGACACCAGGGCTGCCCTTAGCGAATATACAGGTCCGTTTCTCGACACGATGGTGCTGTTCGCGGCCTCACTCTCCACGATCTCATACGGCATCTACGCGATCGAGAGTCCGAAGGCTATCGAGCATCCGCTGCTTCTGCTCACGATCCCGATCGTCGCGTACGGCGTGCTCCGGTATCTGTTCCTCGTCTTCGTAAAGAGCGAAGGAGGCGAGCCGGAGACCATCGTACTGAGCGATGCGCACATGATCTCTGTACTGATCCTTTTTATCGCAACGGTGTTCTTCGCGTTCAGCGGCGTGGACATTCCGATTCTCACGGTGCCGACCGGCTCTATGTGA
- the glmS gene encoding glutamine--fructose-6-phosphate transaminase (isomerizing), translated as MCGIAGYVGPLNALNVVLGQLKRLEYRGYDSAGVAYLNGGLHTVKRAGKLSELLEQFSDGFAETNAAIAHSRWATHGAPTDLNAHPHYDQEGEVAVIHNGIIENYLELKEALVREGHSFHSETDTEVAAHVIGLEYQEGVSLEQAVLRASEKLRGAFALVVVAAREPEKIVAARSASPLIVGLGDGENLLASDIPALIPYTRRVVVVGNEQVVVLTKDEVRFLDRRGKEVEVEPMDVDWDIADAEKGGHDHFMLKEILEQPDVARQCLAGRLTETDQVVLESVFSDHVIQDIDRINIIACGTAYHAGLAAKYMFEKMLRLPTDVFYSSEFRYGDPLLSPRSLAIFVSQSGETADSLAALRLCKARRIRTLGIVNVVGSSIARESDKVLLTQAGPEISVASTKAYTAQVIVLYLLALYIAQVRQMPGVDTRKAVKQLKQLPDHLQEALEMEAEIDGLAERFHDSDLVFFLGRNADASVALEAALKLKEIAYIPTQECPAGEMKHGPLALVEKGVLAVFGGSDSDVRDKLASNIREVQARGGFTLAVTTNDDQTLAGVPDQLLTVPQAGNPYLNALLTIIPMQLFAYYMAKHRGCDIDQPRNLAKSVTVE; from the coding sequence ATGTGCGGAATCGCAGGATACGTCGGCCCGCTCAACGCCCTGAACGTTGTTCTGGGCCAGTTGAAGCGGCTTGAGTACCGCGGGTACGACAGCGCAGGCGTCGCGTACCTGAACGGAGGGCTGCATACGGTCAAGCGGGCCGGGAAACTGTCGGAGCTGTTGGAACAGTTCTCCGACGGGTTCGCAGAGACGAACGCTGCGATCGCCCACTCCCGATGGGCCACCCACGGCGCTCCGACCGATCTCAACGCCCACCCGCACTACGACCAGGAGGGCGAGGTCGCCGTCATCCACAACGGGATCATCGAGAACTACCTGGAACTGAAAGAGGCTCTGGTCCGAGAAGGGCACAGCTTCCACTCGGAGACCGACACCGAAGTCGCAGCCCACGTGATCGGCCTGGAGTATCAAGAAGGGGTTTCGCTGGAGCAGGCCGTGCTCAGAGCTTCCGAGAAGCTGCGCGGCGCTTTCGCGCTCGTGGTCGTCGCGGCCAGGGAGCCGGAGAAAATCGTCGCCGCGCGCAGCGCCAGCCCCTTGATCGTGGGCCTCGGCGACGGAGAAAACCTGCTGGCAAGCGACATACCCGCGCTGATTCCTTATACGCGGCGCGTCGTGGTTGTCGGGAACGAGCAGGTTGTCGTGCTGACGAAGGACGAGGTTAGGTTTCTCGACCGGCGCGGCAAGGAGGTCGAGGTCGAGCCCATGGACGTCGACTGGGATATCGCGGACGCAGAGAAGGGCGGGCACGACCATTTCATGCTGAAGGAGATTCTCGAGCAGCCGGACGTCGCGCGCCAATGTCTCGCGGGCCGCCTTACCGAGACCGATCAAGTGGTTCTGGAATCTGTTTTCAGCGATCACGTCATCCAAGACATCGATAGGATCAACATCATCGCGTGCGGCACCGCATACCACGCCGGGCTGGCGGCAAAGTATATGTTTGAAAAGATGCTGCGGCTGCCGACCGACGTGTTCTACTCGAGCGAGTTTCGGTACGGCGACCCGTTGCTCTCGCCGCGCTCGCTCGCGATATTCGTGAGCCAATCTGGAGAGACCGCCGACAGCCTCGCAGCGCTGAGGCTTTGCAAAGCCCGTCGCATCCGCACCCTGGGGATCGTCAACGTCGTCGGCTCCAGCATCGCCCGGGAGAGCGACAAGGTTTTGCTGACGCAGGCCGGGCCGGAGATCTCCGTCGCCAGCACCAAGGCGTACACAGCGCAGGTGATCGTCCTGTACCTGCTCGCCCTTTACATCGCGCAGGTGCGACAGATGCCGGGCGTCGACACGCGAAAGGCCGTGAAGCAACTCAAACAGTTGCCGGACCACCTGCAAGAGGCGTTGGAAATGGAGGCCGAGATCGACGGTCTTGCCGAGCGGTTCCACGATTCAGATCTCGTGTTCTTCTTGGGGCGCAACGCAGACGCGAGCGTTGCCCTGGAGGCGGCGCTCAAGCTGAAAGAGATCGCTTACATCCCGACGCAGGAGTGTCCGGCAGGCGAGATGAAGCATGGGCCCTTGGCGCTGGTCGAAAAGGGCGTGCTCGCGGTTTTCGGTGGGAGCGATTCGGACGTGCGGGACAAGCTTGCGAGCAACATCCGCGAGGTTCAGGCTCGTGGCGGGTTCACGCTCGCCGTCACGACCAACGACGATCAGACGTTGGCCGGGGTTCCGGACCAACTGCTGACGGTGCCACAGGCTGGCAACCCGTACCTGAACGCCTTGCTCACGATCATCCCCATGCAGTTGTTCGCGTACTACATGGCGAAGCACCGCGGATGCGATATCGACCAGCCGCGGAACCTCGCGAAGTCCGTAACCGTCGAATAA
- a CDS encoding sugar transferase, giving the protein MATTNTATGQTMVSKPSARMLKAYPYTYTKRKRILDIGGSFTLLVLVAPLFLLIALLVKLTSRGPVFYTSRRVGLLGKEFSFHKFRSMRTDADQELQKIQAQNEKDGPIFKIERDPRVTPLGRFLRHTSLDELPQLFNVLRGNMSLVGPRPPLPHEVEKYDKYALDRLRVRPGMTCYWQISGRSNLSFDEWMKLDHKYLEDMNFWIDLKILFLTPFAVIKGEGAY; this is encoded by the coding sequence ATGGCGACTACGAATACGGCGACTGGCCAAACGATGGTCAGCAAACCTTCAGCCCGAATGTTGAAGGCGTACCCGTACACGTACACCAAGCGAAAGCGAATCCTGGACATAGGGGGCTCTTTCACCCTTCTCGTCCTAGTCGCACCCCTGTTTCTGCTGATCGCCCTGCTCGTCAAGCTCACGAGCCGTGGGCCGGTGTTCTATACCTCGCGCAGAGTCGGGCTGCTCGGCAAGGAGTTCTCGTTCCATAAGTTCAGATCGATGCGCACCGACGCCGATCAAGAGTTGCAAAAGATTCAGGCGCAGAACGAGAAGGACGGTCCGATCTTCAAAATCGAACGCGATCCGCGCGTAACGCCCCTAGGCAGGTTCCTTCGCCATACCAGCCTTGACGAATTGCCGCAGCTGTTCAACGTGCTGCGCGGCAATATGAGCTTGGTCGGCCCTCGTCCTCCTCTTCCTCACGAAGTCGAGAAATACGATAAGTATGCGCTTGACCGGCTGCGAGTTCGCCCCGGCATGACTTGCTACTGGCAGATCAGCGGACGGAGCAACCTGTCGTTCGACGAGTGGATGAAGCTGGACCACAAGTACCTGGAAGACATGAACTTCTGGATCGACCTCAAGATTCTCTTCCTGACGCCGTTCGCCGTCATCAAGGGTGAAGGCGCGTACTAG
- a CDS encoding glycosyltransferase, whose amino-acid sequence MTAQPSPQIVAVIPTHNELEELRRVIESIEAEDHPSLCIVVVNAGAPLPEDLCLRVRELRVDDQHYWAASAQAGFDECKRIEPEYVYLTNADTCVLPGTINRLAQYLSGQTNTIACGAAYLETDEGVNLLYSHQIAMGFLLYGKLIRPWRLQEEAPAEPFEIELTGGQCVLMRLEVVQRYSIDAVRFPQTGGDHDLWLNVRKDGYRLMLVPQAGVVNTRILSAQHAKGFIGRIGTLARRMTSEYAPESWRIMWRLRRKHLSLPLALLSTVISFAVRWTIGLPKMLRRT is encoded by the coding sequence ATGACAGCGCAGCCATCGCCGCAGATCGTGGCGGTCATCCCAACGCACAATGAGCTCGAAGAGCTGCGCCGCGTCATCGAATCGATCGAGGCAGAAGACCACCCTTCGCTGTGCATCGTCGTCGTCAATGCGGGCGCTCCCTTGCCGGAGGACTTATGCTTGCGAGTGCGGGAATTGCGGGTCGACGACCAGCACTATTGGGCCGCAAGCGCGCAAGCGGGATTCGACGAGTGCAAGAGGATTGAGCCAGAGTACGTCTACTTGACAAACGCGGATACCTGCGTTCTGCCAGGCACGATAAACCGTCTAGCCCAGTACTTGAGCGGCCAAACGAACACGATTGCCTGTGGCGCGGCGTACCTGGAGACGGATGAAGGCGTCAACCTACTTTACTCCCATCAAATCGCGATGGGTTTTCTGCTGTACGGCAAGCTGATTCGTCCGTGGAGATTGCAAGAGGAAGCACCGGCAGAACCGTTTGAAATCGAACTCACGGGCGGACAGTGCGTACTGATGCGCCTGGAAGTGGTGCAGCGTTACTCCATCGACGCGGTACGGTTCCCGCAAACTGGCGGCGACCACGACCTTTGGCTGAACGTTCGGAAGGACGGCTACCGGCTGATGCTGGTCCCGCAAGCAGGCGTCGTCAACACGCGAATCCTGAGCGCGCAGCACGCAAAGGGCTTCATCGGCAGAATCGGGACGCTCGCTCGGCGAATGACATCGGAGTACGCGCCGGAGAGCTGGAGAATCATGTGGAGGCTGCGCAGAAAACACCTCAGCTTGCCGCTCGCGCTGCTGTCAACCGTCATCAGCTTCGCCGTGCGCTGGACGATCGGCTTGCCAAAGATGCTGCGGCGCACTTGA
- a CDS encoding glycosyltransferase family 2 protein — MPSYSVIIPAYNAESTVARAIRSAREQQPRMVEVIVACDGCTDRTLAVSEEEGAVVLDLPKANGSVARNQGARVAAGDLFFFLDADDWWEAGKVESHLAVHKEFDGSFVTDRSTPRKLDGSPAYWRGGKDFDGEVEWQTFLSHQAWAGGSSFSVTKENYWRVNGFNEKLQKFQDVDFWLRCAFECGPARTISKSYTNYRLSESGVSRKTESIEQNLSDLFSGWPFVSSEQKRAFRSYAFLLAAEFTPWPDSVPYFRKAHWPVLQRYFWKCVIQSFRARRMV, encoded by the coding sequence TTGCCTTCCTACTCGGTGATAATCCCGGCCTACAACGCCGAATCCACGGTTGCGCGAGCGATCCGCTCCGCGAGGGAGCAGCAGCCTCGGATGGTGGAGGTCATTGTCGCCTGCGATGGCTGCACCGATCGCACGCTAGCAGTTTCGGAAGAGGAAGGAGCCGTGGTGCTGGACTTGCCGAAGGCCAACGGATCGGTCGCTCGCAATCAAGGCGCCCGGGTCGCTGCAGGCGATCTCTTCTTCTTTCTCGACGCCGATGACTGGTGGGAGGCTGGCAAGGTTGAGTCTCACCTCGCGGTCCATAAGGAGTTCGATGGCAGCTTTGTCACAGACCGGTCGACGCCGCGAAAGCTCGACGGATCGCCAGCGTATTGGAGGGGCGGAAAGGACTTCGACGGCGAAGTCGAGTGGCAGACGTTTCTCAGCCACCAGGCTTGGGCGGGCGGCTCTAGCTTCTCGGTCACGAAGGAGAACTACTGGCGCGTCAACGGATTCAATGAGAAGCTGCAGAAGTTTCAGGACGTCGACTTCTGGTTGCGTTGCGCTTTCGAGTGCGGTCCGGCGAGAACGATCAGCAAGTCGTACACGAACTATCGGTTGAGCGAATCCGGCGTCTCGCGCAAAACAGAATCGATCGAACAGAACTTGTCTGACCTGTTCAGTGGGTGGCCGTTCGTCAGCAGTGAGCAGAAGCGTGCTTTCCGCTCCTACGCTTTCTTGCTGGCAGCGGAGTTCACACCTTGGCCGGACTCAGTTCCCTACTTCAGGAAGGCGCACTGGCCTGTTCTGCAGCGGTATTTTTGGAAGTGCGTGATCCAGAGCTTTAGAGCGCGGAGGATGGTGTAG
- a CDS encoding O-antigen ligase family protein, whose product MQALVGSSERETMAAMSPSARLHAAQRALSERAMVAWGLLNIGIVIISMFLASPIGYAVGVNVGNLNKYFMFSLVAWIMVALLRNLAPLRLPAAIILMSLVQIWFTVSSVVSQIQLSRSLDFSAPDYSLMSFLLCFIQGSMLTYFAPHVRVLLKRLVVGLAIVSAFVAILQFLGFGPAIAYANLMIAFQDITDWAGQGGIRASGIFGGLVLQSSYCLIGIGMIASALYSRKLTGLEIATIILLTGIMFMAQVRSMLVVIAIVMISLVVFFVRKHRMSAMPYVVLGTLALVLLILKGGDRFDYMFSGDTSTFDWRTDVLWPQAWHIYAERPWFGVGVEPDFIGVRTFVTGLWSSGYIMDNGYLVALAFGGLPALALLIMTVIAAVFSSIKLLLRRTAQPIDQAFALTAVIVTLLFGYGMYFNNLYTNISSGMLYFILIGAALPSRPSIGRSPKKSGGPPDAIDGRQATVTAASNE is encoded by the coding sequence ATGCAGGCGTTGGTCGGTAGCTCCGAGCGAGAAACGATGGCAGCCATGAGTCCGTCTGCTCGGCTCCACGCCGCCCAACGGGCGTTATCAGAGCGGGCGATGGTCGCCTGGGGCCTGCTGAACATCGGCATCGTAATCATCAGCATGTTTCTAGCCTCGCCGATTGGGTACGCCGTTGGAGTCAATGTCGGCAACTTGAACAAGTATTTCATGTTCAGCCTCGTGGCTTGGATCATGGTTGCCCTGCTGAGAAACCTCGCGCCATTGCGGCTTCCGGCGGCGATAATCCTGATGAGCCTGGTTCAGATATGGTTCACCGTTTCGAGCGTTGTGTCGCAGATACAGTTGAGCCGGAGCTTGGACTTCAGTGCGCCCGACTATTCGCTGATGTCGTTTCTGCTCTGCTTCATACAGGGGTCGATGCTGACCTACTTCGCCCCCCACGTCCGCGTTCTGCTCAAGCGATTGGTCGTTGGGCTCGCCATAGTTTCTGCGTTCGTAGCCATACTCCAGTTCTTGGGCTTTGGCCCGGCGATCGCGTATGCGAACTTGATGATCGCGTTCCAGGACATCACTGACTGGGCCGGGCAGGGCGGCATCCGCGCCTCAGGCATCTTTGGCGGCTTAGTTCTGCAGTCCTCCTACTGCTTGATCGGGATCGGCATGATCGCGTCGGCGCTCTACTCTCGAAAGCTGACCGGTCTCGAGATTGCAACGATCATCCTCCTTACGGGGATCATGTTCATGGCCCAGGTGCGCAGCATGCTGGTCGTCATCGCGATCGTGATGATCTCGTTGGTCGTGTTCTTCGTCCGCAAACATCGCATGTCCGCCATGCCGTACGTAGTCCTCGGCACCCTCGCGCTGGTCCTGTTGATATTGAAAGGTGGAGACAGATTCGACTACATGTTTTCCGGCGACACGTCAACGTTCGATTGGCGGACCGACGTGCTTTGGCCGCAGGCTTGGCACATCTATGCAGAGCGCCCTTGGTTCGGAGTCGGTGTGGAGCCTGACTTTATCGGTGTCAGGACATTCGTCACAGGCCTCTGGTCGTCAGGCTATATCATGGACAACGGCTACCTCGTCGCGCTGGCGTTCGGAGGTCTGCCAGCGTTGGCCTTGCTCATCATGACGGTCATAGCGGCTGTATTCAGCTCGATCAAGCTCCTCTTGCGCCGCACCGCGCAACCGATCGACCAAGCGTTCGCGCTCACTGCTGTGATCGTCACACTACTGTTCGGATACGGGATGTACTTCAACAACCTGTACACAAACATATCGTCGGGAATGCTCTATTTCATACTGATCGGTGCTGCCCTGCCGTCCCGTCCATCCATCGGGCGTTCGCCGAAGAAGAGCGGAGGCCCGCCTGATGCGATCGATGGGCGTCAGGCGACGGTGACCGCCGCCAGCAATGAGTAA
- a CDS encoding polysaccharide biosynthesis protein — protein MSKTKNTLRLGAARFIGVAVQFISVPIVWDVLGGDLLGACYFLIAISRWVSLIDIGYDIGIQRLMTRAFDSDDRERGFTLYRMHVLILLSHAAVGFGVFAALGQFVVVPNLPGDTAYGSLFLAGAVVFSSQYLYMSSMVYFQATRQFKYVAMANGSQFLISGLTGLGLTLWLRRPEAYLAGYSAGYGVVYLFNLYRGLGQARRAEGRQWFDKEAFKYCFGFGARLYPAKLCSVSMGTFDRILITSILGPAKLTGYTNAARYSEVASEALPLHQTLLPDLTKAHMEGKRNFAELVDRGSRITLMVGCGILFIPCAFGGPLLQIWLQDKYVPEMAIVMLVLGMFRAFESYSASLVMTMLASGAPKKITLVTLVTAALVLALTYPAIITYGVIGAASIRLLIALVLFVPVTWYIWRFVVPDISFWPWISKLAGTMGIAVVFSALGYWFCQTDRIVSTPWLALIVLPFFMVAFFYVVDLLQLASIPESIKARIRNFVPRGGGKAGA, from the coding sequence ATGAGTAAGACCAAGAACACGCTTCGCCTTGGCGCGGCGCGGTTTATCGGGGTCGCTGTCCAGTTTATCAGCGTGCCGATCGTGTGGGACGTGCTGGGTGGAGACCTGCTGGGCGCCTGCTACTTTCTGATCGCCATTAGCCGATGGGTGTCGCTGATCGACATCGGCTACGACATCGGCATCCAGCGGCTCATGACGCGGGCGTTCGACTCGGACGACCGCGAACGAGGCTTCACCCTGTACCGGATGCACGTCCTGATCCTTCTGTCGCATGCGGCCGTCGGGTTCGGAGTGTTCGCGGCCCTTGGGCAGTTCGTCGTCGTGCCCAACCTTCCTGGAGACACAGCTTACGGTTCGCTGTTCTTGGCCGGTGCGGTCGTGTTCTCCTCGCAATACCTGTACATGAGCAGCATGGTCTACTTTCAGGCCACCCGCCAGTTCAAGTACGTCGCGATGGCGAACGGTTCGCAGTTCCTCATATCCGGGCTGACAGGCCTCGGGCTGACCCTTTGGCTTCGGCGTCCGGAGGCATATTTGGCTGGTTATTCCGCCGGGTATGGCGTCGTCTATCTTTTCAATCTGTACCGTGGCCTCGGTCAAGCGCGCAGGGCGGAGGGACGTCAGTGGTTCGACAAGGAGGCGTTCAAGTACTGCTTTGGGTTTGGCGCGCGGCTCTACCCAGCAAAGCTGTGCAGCGTCTCGATGGGCACGTTCGACAGGATATTAATCACGAGCATCCTCGGTCCGGCCAAGCTTACGGGCTACACGAACGCCGCACGGTATTCGGAGGTCGCGAGCGAGGCTCTGCCGCTCCATCAAACCTTGCTCCCGGACCTGACAAAGGCCCATATGGAGGGGAAGAGGAACTTCGCGGAGCTGGTCGACCGCGGGTCGAGGATCACGCTCATGGTTGGCTGCGGGATTCTCTTCATTCCTTGTGCCTTCGGCGGCCCACTGCTCCAGATCTGGCTGCAGGACAAGTACGTGCCAGAGATGGCGATCGTCATGCTGGTTCTGGGCATGTTCCGGGCGTTCGAGTCCTATAGCGCGAGCCTCGTGATGACGATGCTTGCTTCCGGTGCGCCGAAGAAGATTACGTTAGTGACGTTGGTGACGGCGGCCTTGGTCTTGGCTCTTACTTATCCGGCGATCATTACCTACGGGGTGATCGGTGCCGCGTCCATCCGACTCTTGATCGCGCTTGTGCTCTTCGTGCCGGTGACCTGGTACATTTGGCGATTCGTCGTGCCCGACATCTCGTTCTGGCCGTGGATCAGCAAGCTTGCAGGGACGATGGGAATCGCAGTCGTCTTCTCCGCGCTGGGATATTGGTTCTGCCAGACCGACCGGATCGTCTCCACTCCGTGGTTGGCACTCATTGTGCTTCCGTTCTTCATGGTTGCGTTCTTCTACGTCGTGGACTTGTTGCAGCTCGCCTCAATCCCCGAGTCCATCAAGGCCAGGATTCGCAACTTTGTGCCCCGAGGCGGAGGTAAGGCCGGCGCCTAA
- a CDS encoding FkbM family methyltransferase — protein MERFGLTVQAFDPTPKSIEWVKRQKLPEGFVMHEYGIADVDGDVTFSPPENPDHISHTILERPSTASRAITVPVKRLETIMREIGHEHIDLMKMDVEGAEYAVIDDLVESTVRPRQLLVEFHHRFESIGLPKTKAAVEALRGAGYDLVYITDSGEEYSFLQA, from the coding sequence ATGGAGCGGTTCGGCCTTACGGTCCAGGCGTTCGACCCGACTCCGAAGTCGATCGAGTGGGTGAAGCGCCAGAAGCTCCCCGAAGGCTTCGTCATGCACGAGTACGGCATCGCTGACGTCGACGGCGACGTGACTTTCAGCCCGCCCGAGAATCCCGACCACATCTCCCACACGATCCTTGAGCGTCCGTCGACGGCGTCGCGGGCGATCACCGTACCGGTCAAGAGACTTGAGACGATCATGCGCGAGATTGGGCACGAGCACATCGACCTGATGAAGATGGACGTGGAGGGGGCGGAGTACGCAGTGATCGACGACTTGGTCGAGTCAACGGTGCGGCCGAGGCAGCTGCTCGTTGAATTTCACCACAGGTTCGAGAGCATTGGCCTTCCCAAGACGAAGGCAGCCGTGGAGGCTTTAAGGGGCGCGGGTTACGACCTTGTCTACATCACAGATTCCGGCGAAGAGTACAGTTTCTTGCAGGCTTGA
- a CDS encoding glycosyltransferase, with protein sequence MKVLAFPKDVKESNPYTALLYAGVEKLGVEVAEFELDGCAEAAADVFHVHWPESFLNRRNPVVVLRSYDRWMKCLRALAAGGAKIVWTAHNLHTHERRHELLQRKFWKEFTAMLSGCICLSHEARRLVEARFSDMVCPIETVPHGHYREAYPNTASRADAREALGLGQDEFVIVHVGFIRGYKSVPELARAFKETPGDLRLVVAGEPYPDALRKEVESAVSGDPRILSKFQRVPDEELQNYFRATDLAVFPYKNILNSGSALMALSFDVPVLVPGIGSMPELKQTIGEDWVMTYQGEISSAHLQAAVRWAKSTPRPQTAPLDALDWDVLAKKTVDFYDSLLQA encoded by the coding sequence TTGAAGGTACTGGCATTCCCCAAGGACGTCAAAGAGTCGAACCCTTACACGGCGCTGCTGTACGCAGGGGTCGAGAAGCTTGGGGTGGAGGTCGCAGAGTTCGAGCTGGACGGATGTGCCGAGGCGGCCGCCGACGTCTTTCACGTCCACTGGCCGGAGTCGTTCCTGAACCGCCGCAACCCCGTGGTCGTGCTCCGGAGCTACGACCGGTGGATGAAGTGCCTCCGCGCTCTGGCGGCAGGCGGCGCAAAGATCGTTTGGACCGCCCACAACCTGCATACGCACGAGCGCAGGCACGAGCTCTTGCAACGAAAATTCTGGAAGGAGTTCACGGCGATGTTGAGCGGTTGCATCTGCCTCTCACATGAGGCAAGGCGGCTCGTCGAGGCGCGGTTTTCGGACATGGTCTGCCCGATCGAGACCGTGCCGCACGGGCACTACCGCGAGGCGTATCCGAACACGGCCTCAAGGGCCGATGCGCGCGAAGCGCTTGGCCTAGGCCAAGACGAGTTCGTCATCGTCCACGTTGGATTCATTCGCGGCTACAAGAGCGTGCCGGAGCTGGCACGCGCCTTCAAGGAGACTCCGGGCGACCTGCGGCTCGTTGTCGCGGGCGAGCCGTATCCGGACGCCTTGAGAAAGGAGGTTGAAAGCGCGGTCTCGGGCGACCCCCGCATCCTGTCGAAGTTCCAGCGCGTGCCAGACGAGGAGTTGCAGAATTATTTCCGGGCCACCGACCTCGCCGTCTTCCCCTACAAGAACATTCTCAACTCCGGGTCCGCGCTCATGGCGCTCTCGTTCGACGTTCCGGTGCTGGTGCCGGGCATCGGCTCGATGCCGGAGCTAAAGCAGACGATCGGCGAGGACTGGGTTATGACCTACCAGGGCGAGATCAGCTCGGCGCACCTTCAGGCCGCCGTCCGTTGGGCGAAGAGCACGCCCCGCCCCCAGACGGCCCCGCTCGACGCCCTCGATTGGGACGTCCTCGCCAAGAAGACAGTCGACTTCTACGACAGCCTGCTCCAAGCTTGA
- a CDS encoding GDP-L-fucose synthase — protein MPALKTGNRVYLAGHRGLVGSAILRALEEQERFEIVTRTHQELDLLNQRDTYSFLAEVEPDTVIVAAAKVGGIHANNSQPAEFISQNLIIQSNLIEGSHRADVQNLLFLGSSCIYPREAPQPMPEAALLTGPPEPTNAAYAVAKIAGLYLCDAISKQYGRNYFTVMPPNVFGPGDSFHPEHSHVIAALIRRFHEHLPNKTVTCWGTGSPKREFLHSDELADACLFMLGREKVEGHVNVGTGTSITISELAETIQRITGHTGEIEWDTSMPDGFPEKTLDVSRLRCMGWQAKRPFEDGLREAYEWFKANVSE, from the coding sequence ATGCCAGCGCTGAAGACCGGCAATAGGGTTTATCTCGCAGGCCACCGCGGATTAGTCGGGTCGGCGATCCTAAGAGCCCTTGAAGAGCAAGAACGCTTCGAGATCGTCACAAGAACCCACCAAGAGCTCGATCTTTTGAACCAACGCGATACGTATTCCTTCCTGGCGGAGGTCGAGCCAGACACCGTGATCGTCGCCGCAGCAAAGGTCGGCGGCATCCACGCCAACAACAGCCAACCCGCCGAGTTCATTAGCCAAAACCTGATCATCCAAAGCAACTTGATCGAAGGGTCGCATCGAGCCGATGTTCAGAATCTGCTGTTCCTCGGAAGCAGCTGCATCTACCCGCGCGAGGCGCCGCAGCCGATGCCCGAGGCAGCCTTGCTCACCGGCCCGCCGGAGCCGACGAACGCGGCGTACGCGGTCGCAAAGATCGCCGGGCTGTACCTGTGCGACGCGATCAGCAAGCAGTACGGGCGCAACTACTTCACGGTCATGCCGCCGAACGTCTTCGGCCCCGGTGACAGCTTCCACCCCGAGCACTCGCACGTGATCGCCGCGCTCATCCGCCGGTTCCACGAGCACCTGCCGAACAAGACCGTCACGTGCTGGGGGACGGGGTCGCCGAAGCGAGAGTTCTTGCACTCCGACGAACTGGCCGACGCCTGCCTCTTCATGCTGGGACGCGAGAAGGTCGAAGGGCACGTCAACGTCGGGACCGGCACGTCGATCACGATCAGCGAGTTGGCAGAGACGATCCAGCGCATCACGGGGCACACGGGCGAGATCGAGTGGGACACGTCCATGCCCGACGGATTTCCGGAAAAGACGTTGGACGTGTCGAGGCTGCGCTGCATGGGGTGGCAGGCGAAGAGGCCGTTCGAAGACGGCCTGCGCGAGGCATACGAGTGGTTCAAGGCGAACGTGAGCGAGTAG